The genomic segment CTAGAAAATATGGAGATGTTGGGGATGAAAAGTTGAAGGTAATTTAATTTATGGTTTGGATTTGATTTAATTAGAAAAAACCAAAAAACCTAAACGAAACCATTTTCGTAAAACTAATGGTTAATAGTAACGAAAGAAAAATACTTCCAACTTAAACTGTACTTAATCAAATATTCGTAGAAACTTTTAAATGTGATTTAGTATGTATGCTTTGAAGTTTGAACTTTGATGTAATCGTATATCAAACTTTTGATGATCATTTATTTaagatttatttaatttttacaatatttaatatttagttGAGCTAATTTGACTCATTAAAAAACAATCACACAAATATATAACAATTgaacaaatataattgtaataattaaataagtagAACAATAATACCTAACAATAATAAGTAGAAAAAAGTTTTTCTAGAAAAAATTCCAAATAAGTTTctggaaaattttaatttccaaaataaacgtGTTCTTGCCAAAGCTGAGGTCAGACGTTTGTTCAATGTTACTAACAGTAAACAAAGAAGTTGGtaaaaaaagatcaaaattatttgttcactgttactaacaacaaacaaaagcaAGGTAATCTCATAccatttaaaggaaaaaaaaaaacatttcatAATTCGATGTTGTTAGTGAAATGAAGACAATGTCATTACGTTGAAAAggacaaaaaaatcaaatatatgttAGTTCGCTGTTAACAACAACGAACTAACacatatttgactttttttgtcCTTTTCAATGTTATGACATTATCTGcattttgttcgttgttagtaacaacgaacaaaagattttgacattttttatcaatttatttGTTCGCTCTTAATAACAGTGAATAAGCCCTGACCTAAGACTTGAACACGAACACACTTATTTtggaattaaaattttccaaagtttattttgaaatttttttttccaaaaaagcttattttattctatttttcacATTCTTATTGTGCAACAACAAAATCAAGTGGAACTTTAGTAGAAAAAGAAGGATGTCTATCCAAATTGGTGTCGGTGAGcaaaggaaaaaataaagcaaagtTAGTTGGAATGATGTGTTAACTAATTAAGGCAGCTCAAATTCCTAATCAATTAAGTTGGAGAAAGGTAAATTTTACATTTAATAGGTTGATTCCACGAGTACAAAGACATAATAacttaacaaaattaatatttgaaaaGAATTAATATTGCgactttaattttgaaaattaaatatatatgagACTGCTATTGACaaagtattataatttttattttaaataacgttttttaataaaattgttaaaaattcTCCAAAATAATGGAATCATGTATTTACATAATAACCATTTTACATAGCTAATAAAACCAATGAAGTAACTCTAAAGATGAGATCTTTTCATCAACCTAAGACGTTTGCAAGAAGCAATAAACATATCCCATGGAACATCACCAACTAACATCCAATCCCCATCTTTGTCTTCATAAGTTGGTTCATACTCAGATCTTATGCTTAATGCTTTAAATTTGAACATTTGTTCTAAGGCACTTAAGAATTCATTGTAATCTTTATGCTGTTTTAGATCTATCTTTCGTAGGTATGGTGCTCCATCCACACTAACTTTTACGTACTTTGTAACTGCTTCTAGACTGTTTTTCCTGTACGTTTTAATTGGAGGCCATCCTATTACTTGCACCctgcaaataaataaaaagaacaaaCATTTAAGATAATCTATTAATATATTTGGCGGGTATAGTCTGTTCACTACAGTCTTTTCTAGACTCCGACTTGTGTCGGATACTGGGTAAATGACTATGAGTATGACTATGACTATCACTATTGACTACTAATACATTTAGCAAATGAAGTATATTTATGCTCTAATTCTTTGTTAAGACCATCTCACGGTATGAGATGACGTATATTGACTGactcaaattataattattttaaaaaaaaaaaaactcaaaatttttaaatagttttaggaaattaatgtaaattagttaatgaataattttttttaaatcgcCTTTTTTTTAAGCCCGTCTCATAGTGAGATGGTTTCATACAAGATGAGCcgataattattaattattatatcaatTTGATATATTCTCTCCGTCTCAAAAGAACACCCCAACTACAAAATAAGTCGTTTTATTAAAGATTTGTGAAAAAGTTACTTTATGGCtgggaaaataagaaaaaagtgtaaataagatgaaaaacacagttaaatatgtatataagaattaaaaacaaaagtgtTGGTATAGCATAATAGAAAACTTTAATTATTGAACAtggtaaaaagaaaattatagcaAATTTTAGGTGGAGTAGagggattattttttaaaatatatttatgtagtATTTggaaataagtatttcatttcaaattctgaatttcaattatgaaattataaatgaagagtttgagaatgacaaggtttggatagtcattctcaaattctaaactttaactacttaaaaaataatggtgaaatttgatctaaatttaaatttaaaaatttttaatttgccaaacaaaaaatttaagccAATCCCAAATTTCCAAATGAAGTCATTATTCTTAAACATGACATTAAGTAAATTCAAATGTAATTTGATACTTACTTTTGAGGTAGTGCTGGGTGTATTTCAAAGCCAGAAGTTGATTCCTcattaatttcagaaaataatcttttcttttctttattaattccTGGTAAGCCTAATCTCAATTCTGTATCCTCGTGAATTTTTGAGTTTGCATTTATATTTCTTTCCATGGTTTATTTGTGTTTTACAacaaaattttataaagaagGTAGATTATTGTAGAAGGTTTAGTGAATTTTTTTCGATGCTAAGATGCAAATAAAACCATGTTATATATAGATATGGAAATATATAAAAGTGGGTCTACTTTGAGCACGTGTGGTGTACATTGCATTGTGATTGTATGAaggcaaaactaaccaagtcaTTAGGCAATTGTTTCTTGACTTGTTTGTTAATTATTACTTGagttttagttttaattataGAACTAATGATAGTGTATATAAGATATTATGGGGTCTTAATTAGGAGTGTTTAATGGGTTAGGCCCTATTTTGAGCCCTTATTCGATCcgtttaataatataattaatgtataatttaaatggAGTATTATAAATGGCAATGTCAATggagattattaatattttttcaatttaattattattaatgataatttaattgatataaattaataaatagggATTAATGATagtttaattgttataaattaataaatagggattaataataatttaaagcCCATACTATGTTTAAAGAGCCCTTATCTAACCCGACCCAAATTTACTTATCCTGGCACGACTCTTATCCGACGTATTGAACACCCTTAGTTTCAATCAtcattttaagtttttggttgagttagatTCTTTGACATTGTATCAAATGCCAACTGATTGACtctcaatcacccctcatttaaagtgaaatatttagcgcCAGGCATAAAGAGGACTCGTGATACATCAAGGGCTCTTGTGTGAAGAggcgtgttagaatatatgACATATATTGGGACCTTAAACTAAAAGTATGGATGTAGTACATAATATGCTCATACATAGTGCTTAATATTCCACCTGAATTAGTTATATGGGGGTGGATTGTGACCTCTCAATATATCGACTTCTATACTATATGAGACCAACTCAAGTAAAAGTCTAAACTAAACATAGTAGCCTCACAATATGTTATAATATTCTATCATGATACTtatgtttgatgttttttaatgtatttaataacataattaaaGTACTACCCCAGattaaatattaacatttaccctctaaaatattttagctccgtatataatttacataagtatttatgtaaaattaaattacgatagatattttttataaatataaaagtgGTTTTGGCTATGAATTAATGAGCTCAATATTTGGTAATGAAATTTGGTAAGGCGACAATTAGAAAGCAAGAAATCTCAAGTGCATGTACAAGGGATAACGATTGAAATTATAGGGTAGGTGTGTAGGTCACAGTATCCCTTAATATTAGAGACAAGCTTAGGACATACTTAATAAACCCCATATgcttaaaataaatatagtaattTGGATGGtcaagatttgattttgatgtttgGAGTATTCAGGATCCTTTGATTAAAAAGGATGCATGAAGGTGCGCGGGTCTCCTTACGCACATGAATATGCCTAGCAGAATCCTGCATATAAACAGTATTAACACGGATAATATCCATGGATAAACAGTATAAACCCCATATTCATTCACTCATTTGTAGTATGTACGTCGTCATCATGTCTGctattagcttaaacttgacttttagttgagttgtttACGATTATGGGTTCAAatctcattcattcgtcatttcaagtaaatattattatgataaatGCAAGAAAGATAGACAGAAAATAATAAGGGGTagaaaaaataacatattatatcGATATATGAGGAGAAAATCGAAAACATAATACAAATCAATAGGCTAAAAGAGTTTTATATAGCACCCCTAGAAACTCTATTTAGATAGGTTTCTAGAGAACCCaaacctaattttttttgtttgattctaggcccaataacaaaaacaatcaaacaaataTGGAAACCTagttatttttacttatttatatgtttttgactgatgagtttttttttttttgaggattCATCTGTGTATCTTTCTCGATCCAAAGGACACTTTAactgcactctcctttatgggtacgAGTTGCCGCCTTCTttccctccctagaccctgACTGCAGTTGCTAAGAGCGGAATATACTAGGTATGCTGCTAAAGATGATGAGGTATAAAAAGGGTGTTAGCTGCATCCACAAATCTAATTCTAGCCTAGAGAGCTCTTGTATGAAAAagcataataaaatatataacagaTAAAGAGTAATTAAAAGTACGTCTCATACATATACATTTACATATCTTTGAAGAAGGACCGTGACTGACATTTGACCACTCTAAACTCTACCCGAGCTCAAATAATATCTTAATGACGACCTGGCTTGACCCAAAGTTGTGGCCTTGTCGTGGGTCGTGTGGACGTACTGGATTCAGAGATCTCCATGCTGTGTTATGCATTATTTTGCTGGCATAGTGCTTAATTCCAATCTCAACGTCCTACTGGCCTTCCAAATTAAGTTATGTCCACTCAACTTAGGGCGTttattaagtttgaaaatatgAGTTTTAAGAACGTATGTCCTAAGCTTGTCCCTTAATTTGGAGGTATAGTGACCTACAATCTTATGATTACAACTTGTATTCTTATCATGCCCTTGGATCCTTCTTGCTTTGTAATTGTTGTTTGTCGGCAGTATTACAAAAACTACCACCCTTCCAAGAAAAACAGGAAAAGGTATGGGTGTCCAAAAGCTATGCCACAATTATATTAGTGGCTTTGATTTAGTAGTTGGTGATGAAGATCAATTGTGATAGTAAAGGTATGGGTGCCTAAAAGCTATGCCACAATTATGCCCCGGCTTAGTTGGAAAAATGGATCGAAAAATTATAAAGAGGTTAACTAATATTAAGCCTGATTGACTATTTTTCCTGtaccaattgattttaaaataaaatcttattaaatttgtGTACAGTCAACTCTTCTTTTATATATGTGAGTCTTGTTGTGTAcaatcaaaaatatatataccaaatgtttCACCCTTTATTGCCCTAGATAATTAAAAGGTCATTTAAAATC from the Amaranthus tricolor cultivar Red isolate AtriRed21 chromosome 12, ASM2621246v1, whole genome shotgun sequence genome contains:
- the LOC130797287 gene encoding auxin-responsive protein IAA1-like — encoded protein: MERNINANSKIHEDTELRLGLPGINKEKKRLFSEINEESTSGFEIHPALPQKVQVIGWPPIKTYRKNSLEAVTKYVKVSVDGAPYLRKIDLKQHKDYNEFLSALEQMFKFKALSIRSEYEPTYEDKDGDWMLVGDVPWDMFIASCKRLRLMKRSHL